A window from Acropora palmata chromosome 14, jaAcrPala1.3, whole genome shotgun sequence encodes these proteins:
- the LOC141865705 gene encoding uncharacterized protein LOC141865705, whose translation MPGVNCAVFGCGSCRGTKGIGIFKLPSAKDDKHKRWRDEWVGELKKTREVDKDFGRKINEDKVYACEKHFKDEVIEIFHSKKIIKKRLAFGAIPTLNMPKKSHEIEPIPSRRPLPDRPLWL comes from the exons ATGCCTGGCGTTAACTGCGCTGTATTTGGATGTGGTTCCTGTCGTGGAACTAAAGGAATCGGGATTTTTAAGTTGCCCTCGGCGAAGGATGATAAACACAAGAGATGGCGTGATGAATGGGTTGGAGAACTCAAGAAAACGAGGGAAGTGGACAAAGATTTTGGACGAAAAATCAATGAAGACAAAGTCTATGCTTGCGAAAAGCATTTCAAGGATGAAGTGATTGAAATat tccattccaaaaaaataattaagaaaagaCTGGCTTTTGGAGCTATACCGACGCTTAACATGCCAAAGAAGAGTCACGAAATCGAACCAATTCCAAGCAGACGTCCACTACCAGATCGCCCACTTTGGCTATAA